ttgcacttttattttcttagatcttgtacttcttttaaagggagaaaaagactaaattcttcaatattgttggtttcataactttcttaatattgagaatttgagtttggttctttcttcaatattgtagatctttgatttatctttctaatgatgcaagtttcagtattttctgggtttatgattttgatgttcatcatgtatggttgtgagtagttgcttaggatcttgaggatgggttaggctgggttgtgtttgaggtttgtttgatttggtcaagcttgattgttgtagatctcttctaggctagatgttcttaatgctgatcctatatctgagagggtaggatctgatttcaagcctcttagcatcacaccaatgtctaaggagcatagataaggctagatctagagactatcattaggcttgctaagagattagaagtcttgtttgatttttgacatattgcttaatgcctgcttgtgtagattctttactttgtgagaacaagtctagagatgcatgagtttgattgtttcttgccatgagagtggattaaacatgtcttagaaatatatgtctagagattagctcaagttgtttgagatttgttgaccaagttagatgacctcaatcatagtccagcccatgaatccctcctcaagaccttccttgtttattgatttcttagcttaaatcctgttgtttgatcgttgtttgattcgttttggtattgctctgtttttcttgtgttgctctgttttgcgtatttgtccagctcgaccctgcactcgatcagcactcgatcgagtgcttgctcgagttccaacccagaacttgtgtttatgatttgtgtttgtcctgtttcaccctagttgcatttctgttgcattcatttagtatcctgttcattacttaccttgcattagttcaatacttgcatttccatagtttctatttctgtttgtcataatcactctgttccatttgcatttagctcctagttcttgtagttttactttctgcactttccatttcatcatagcattgttagtgacaaacaacctttagatctggcttgacttagactaatatgcacatcttgattgttcacaaacactcagattggattgacacctcttatactacaattgcataaggggaattgaaacaccctgacatccattcattcataagtcatcattccatacatcattcaccaccacaccacaaaaatagtcagtttcaatttatttcaaatttttaacgTAGGACATCCGTTGTTGGGTCGTCTTTGGCAGTATGATCGTGACATCTCTCATAGTGgcaaaacaaacatttatagttttgtttttgataatcgCAGGATTATGTTGCTTCCAAGTCCGGACGTGTCAACACTGGCACTTCTTTCCGAGAAGACCGATCCAAAGCAGGAAGTTGTCACCCCATGAATTGATaatgtgttgttttgttcttctgcAGTGTTTGAGGAAGAATTTAAACATGTTGGCTTTGCGGTGGTGTTACTAGCAGCTAATTCCGTCTCAAAGGCTTCAGTGACTTCGCCAACGGCAGTTCCATGGGTAAAGAGTTTATTGGCTGAGTTTACTGATATATTTTCATCTGATTTACCAAATGGGTTACCTTCCCTTCGTGATATTCAACATCAGATTGATTTTGTTCCGGGAACCGTCCTTTCTAATCGCCCACACTAGCGAATGAGTCCCAAGGTACATGAAGAATTTAGGCTCCAATTGGTGAAGGCTTCTAACactttaaaagcatttaaaagttgtaaaaacattttatttgcTAATCAGGCATTTAtgactttattatttttttaagttttaatagctactttagttttttccttcttttttaaaaGCACCAACGCTATAAAATCAGCTAATTTTAAaagcattctttttttctccctattatatttaaaagctctccaaaaaaatatatatatatattacatattttatttttacaaattaattattcttattttcttctctttcttttaagatccatatcaatatttttatttttatttttccatcatcatcattaataatgatgtaaaagagtttataaaattcatcattaataagaGAATAACATTCAACACAATACATTGGCTAgtgtttaatggatttttgACTGGTCATATTACTACTCAATataaaaaacattcaaaacaattaaaaatcaatcaccaaaaacaaaagaaaataaaattttcaatcaaaatcacatattttattgacatacatttaaaaaaatttaatttaacattaataaaatttatttctgtTATTAAATTGTTATGAATTATATTCTGCTATAATTTctgtttattattaataaaaaattaaaaataacagCTACAACTTTAGAAGTTGTTgataaacaatcagattttaacagtaaaagtttttacagtcaaagcatttacagccaaattctctacgattaaaattttaaagtcaaaatcTCTATAGCCAcaagtaacagccgttaccaattGTTgataaacaatcagattttaacagtaaaagtttttacagtcaaagcatttacagccaaattctctacagctaaaattttaaagtcaaaatcTCTATAGCCACAAGTAACAGCCATTACCAATCTCTATAGttatcaagcaatcacaagtcaagccaattcaaatagattgtttttctaacaatcctagaatggtcaaaatgcaaaatggaaatgagtcacagaactagaaacgagaatgcaagacaagtagcgaaaatgaataaaaatagaaaCGAGTCTAAACAAGAATCAAATTGCAAGATCAGAAACGGTTCcaagaatgtaataaaaatcagaaaaaaagaagtcctaaggataggataattgatgtcggtggagtatcttAGTCTATAGCGTGTTTCACATGCCACAAGTAAACcgtccctaaacaatgaacatcacttctaagctaatccaatctcttgttCATCATGCTTTGTGTTTCTGGGTTTAAACATCACTCATGttagttttatcattttctgggtttgtgttcttgttcatcatgttttgtgtttctgAGTAGTGGATTAGGATTTTAGAGATGGATTATGTTAGTTTAGGGTTATGGCtgtttagattgatcaagattgattgtttaaatatctcttccaAATTTGCTGTTCTCTATGATGTTCTTGTTCTGAGAAATTAAGATAAGATTTTAAGCTTccttgcatcataccaatgtttaggttGTCTAGGGAGCAATTGCCTCTATTGCTTTCAATAGCTTagtcagttttatttttttcagtcatATATGTAAGACATTAAGTAACTATCCTTACATCTTTTGGCACTTATTCTGTTCCAGGCGGTACCTGTTGTTGATGGAAACTTGATAAGAGTGCTTGCTAGACTAAAGGCCATCTCAGCTAATCCAAAAGACCGGCTTACAGCCAggaatttttggtgaaaaaacttttgcatttttcttGGATGTCTTACTATTGagacaataataaaatagaggataaataaataatttctcttTGTCAGGAAACTAGCTGCCCAGCTAGTGGATCCTTCACGTCCTGGAGATTTCAACCAATCTCTGATGGAGCTTGGTGCTACTCTATGTACTGTTTCAAAGCCAAGTTGCTCTTCTTGTCCTGTTTCCAGCCAATGCCGTGCATATTCACTTTCCCTGGAGAATAGAATCATTTCCATGACAAATTATCCTACAAAAGTGGTCAAGGCCAAGCCAAGGTGCGACTTTTGTTCCGTATGTGTTTTGGAAATACTGAACCTGGAGAGAAACCAATCAGGAGGTAGATTTGTTCTTGTAAAGAGACCTGAAGAGGGTCTGCTTGCTGGTCTTTGGGAGTTCCCATCTGTTATATTGGATAAGGAAGCTGGTTTGGCAACAAGGAGGGACGCGATCAACCTCTACCTTAAGGACGCATTTCAAGTAGAACCCAAGAAAACATGCACTACAGTTTCGGGAAAAGAACTTGGAGAATTCGTCCACATTTTTACACACATACGTCGAAAAGTGTATGTGGAGCTATTAGTTGTACAACTGACAGGTTTGACCGCtatctatttctttctttctcggTCTCCCTTTTACATGGACATGGACATAACTATAGTCAGAAATATTAACTAGAAATTACTCTCTTCTCTGTGTCATAAGGTGGAACAGATAATGCATCTGTTGGAGATTACTatgcctagcctaagagattagttgtctagggtggttTTTGACATATAATGATCTGAATCTGTATTGCCTGTTTAGTTTGGTTTCAcaaatgagagttgggttaggatgttactaaacttgattgctattgtcatgagaatggattagtAAGTTtatgagatcattgtctagagatagctcattgtttgaggtttgttgatcagtttaagAAGCCATAACTTTAGAttagcccatgaatccatctctgaGAGCCTACCTTGTTTATTGATTATCTGTTAATTTCATCTTGCTTATTTACTTTCTGATCTGCTAaagttttttgatttgtttctgttCTTTATTCTGAGTACTCGACCCACAGTCCGTACTGTCTGGTCGAGCACATAGTCGAGCACATCTAGCTTGGTTTTGTTTATGCTCTGTTTCATTCTTGTTTAGTTTAATTTGCATTTGCTCTATCATTGCACTGTTCTTGCcttgttttatttcatttaccaTTAGCATTAGTACTGTTTAagttattagtttattacattTATCATtctgtcattaggttgttagttaaACCATCATtcatacttggcttaacttgaatatATGTCTGCATCTTGAGTTCTTGCATAATCAccctttatggattgacatcctttatgctacaacatcataagggttgCATTCCATCCTGATCACATATTTACACTCACAATAATGCATGTTTCatctaggttctcaactacaaaacaaaaatcaattaacaaCTTATACgtcatataataaaattttacattctcCATACTCCATTGCTAAACTTTCGCAGGCAATAACGCATGTCAACAAGCAAGTGGTTTCAATTTCCACTTTCCTTATTATGTAAGGTTaatattcgtttttgtttagACTTGCTAagagatctagagcttaccattagacttgctaagagattagaggtcttgtttggtatttgacatattgcttaatgcctgcttatgtagattctttactttgtgagaacaagtctagagatgcatgagtttgattgtttcttgccatgagaatggattaaatttgtcttagaaatatatgtctagagattaactcaagttgtttgagatttgttgaccaagttagatgacctcaatcattagtccagcccatgaatccctcctcaagaccttccttgtttattgatttctaagcttaaatcctgttgtttgattgttgtttgattcgttttggtattgctctgtttttcttctgttgctctattttgcgtatttgtccagctcgaccctgcactcgatctacactcgatcgagtgcttgctcgagttcatccccagaattcttgtttatgctttgtagttgtcctgtctcacttcctgtttcattttagttgcatttctgttgcattcacttagtgtcctgttcattacttgtcttgcattagttcattacttgcattactatagtttgatctctgttctagtttcattattgccataatcattctgttccattacatttagtatcttgtccattcagcttttacattctgcaataggttgttagtgacaaacatcctttatatctggcttgacttagacttatatgcacatcttgattgttcacaaacactcagattggattgacacctcttatattacaacaacataaggggaattgaaacaccctgccatccattcattcataagttaccattccatacatcattcatcattCGCCAACCAAACATATGTGTTtccaaactacatgaacactctatttttgtagaaattatttttcatttttttttcaatttttttggtttttctatgcaaataaatgAATGCACACTCAAACAagatatgatacaaaaatatgaaataagaatcacaaaacacaacatcatctcaaaccctcccccaaacttaaattacacagtctcctgtgtaagagaaattcgcagaaggatttgagaatcacagcaaaaacaatgcatgaatgaaatggtatttAAAAAGAGAAGGTAGGAGTACcttagtagtagaagaaggagtccgTGCTCGCCCAAGGTGGAGCGTGATACTGACTTTGTCCTTCGCCTTGTTCGGGATCCGTGGGAGTgacctcagctggttggtcgacttgctactcaaccgcttgcgtgttctggtacatgttcggctgctcgtcacactgcatgtcatcgactCTGGACTCACCATGGTCCGATACCAATACAACAACCTCtgtaggctgataatcaccttgTTGTTCGATTTGTTGCTCAACCCCGTGCATACCCTGATGTTCACCCTGAGCTTCAacttgctgctcaacctcaacctcaacctcatgcTCATCTCGAGCTGCAGAACGACGCGTTGATCGGTGACTAGAGGAGGCTCTAGAACCTCGCGAACCGCGTCTACNcaatgcatttgactaattgtaagagttcaggatgaatttggagtgtttagacaacaattaatGGCGTGAAGGAGCGGGTGAAGGCTGACGCTCCCGAggcacatatgaagattgactTGCTGGAGAGGGAATCAGAGAAGGTTCTCGCTCTAGGGTCGCGGAGGCACATCCTGGCATGGGTCTTTCTTCCTCGGGGATAGACCTAGGGATGGCGGTTGTGGAAGTCGAGCAGCTAAACTTACGCATGAAGTTCGTGAAAGTCTTGGTGAAGCTGCTGAGTGCCTTGTCTCTTGCCTTCCCCCATCGCTGAAGCTTGTTGAGGCGTTCATGAGCTGCTTTGACCCCTTTGCCCATTCTTTGTTCAGAGTACTCCTCAAAGTAGAATTGCTCAGGGCAGTACTAAACTGCGTCTTCCTCCATCGGATCAGCTCCTTCTTCCGCGACGTCAACATGTTCCTCATCAGCTTCAGAATTGTATAGGGTATCTGCGGGAGGGATGAACTCGATATGCTCTCCGATCAAGATTGTAGTCAAGTCGACGCAAGGGGGGAGTAACCTCGAGGGACCGACCGCAGGATGCACGAACTTGTAGAGTAATCGTCCATTCCTCAAGCCCATTCCAAAGTTCGTAGCTGCCGCAAGTTGTTTATGTCTATCCAGCATGGTGGGTGCGGCTCGGATTGTAGGGGTACACCAGCagcctcaagaaaccaagtcactACGCCTCCCATACACATTACGCCAGGGGTGCTGTTTTTGTTGAGTCTTGAAACCCAAGTTTTGTAGGACAGAATGTAGTTGAGAAGGTAGAGTGAGACAGGAGTGTTGAACATGTCACCTTGCAATGCGGTGCAATCCATGGCAGTGAACGAGAGTCCCTTTAGTGCTAGATCGATCATCTCAGGTTTGCCGTACGTAATGTATCCCTTAACATCCTTGGCGTAAAATGCACTGGCAACCGCCTTCGGGAAGTAACGCAACACTAGACTTCTCAGGTTCATCGCCTTTGT
The sequence above is drawn from the Camelina sativa cultivar DH55 chromosome 4, Cs, whole genome shotgun sequence genome and encodes:
- the LOC109132411 gene encoding adenine DNA glycosylase-like — protein: MEKLAIDKDVEYLFEKSNLTRTSVVGSSLADYVASKSGRVNTVFEEEFKHVGFAVVLLAANSVSKASVTSPTAVPWVKSLLAEFTDIFSSDLPNGLPSLRDIQHQIDFVPGTGAIASIAFNSLAVPVVDGNLIRVLARLKAISANPKDRLTARNFWKLAAQLVDPSRPGDFNQSLMELGATLCTVSKPSCSSCPVSSQCRAYSLSLENRIISMTNYPTKVVKAKPRCDFCSVCVLEILNLERNQSGGRFVLVKRPEEGLLAGLWEFPSVILDKEAGLATRRDAINLYLKDAFQVEPKKTCTTVSGKELGEFVHIFTHIRRKVYVELLVVQLTGGTDNASVGDYYA